The Oryza glaberrima chromosome 5, OglaRS2, whole genome shotgun sequence DNA segment GCATGTTATGTATACTTCTGTTTGGAACGTAGCAATTTCATTGATAGGAGTTTTCAAGAAGCCGAAGAAGTGACTTAATTGATTTGCGCAAGTTTTGTTTATCTACTgactttcatgtgatgctaacTTTGTAGTCGTTGATGATATACGCCCTACAATTTAGGATagagtgagtttttttttttatgattatatgCTTGGTAAAACCTCGATGTTTAAATTGGTCTTAGTGTTATAATGCATTATcataattttagtgtaaaatacGACTTATAGCGAAAGAGAGAAATACGAGGAGTGAGGTGAATAGTTTAAGGTATAAAACTGAGCCGGAAAATTGTTTAGAATGTTAAGTGCTCCGATAGCATAAGTTTGAGGGAGTAAAATGGATTCAATTTTCTTCTTGACTCATATGCTCATCTCTAAAATGTCTTACATCTGATATTAGGAGGATTATTTTTATACTTGGCTGGGGACACCAATATCTCCTATCTCATAAAAAGTTACTAGCAGGTAGCAACCTATCAGTACATCTTTAAAGAACCCTACAAAACTAATCTAATCAGCCATGTTTCTCCTTTGGTGCAAACTGGGGTTAATAATGTGAGTGCACGAGGGGGCTATCAACTTGCCTCAAATGAAAAACCAGAGAAGGCAAGCAGATGCAAAGCTTTTGCATGCAGGATGCTGCTGCTTTCTTCTAGACATCTACTAGTATCAGCAGCATATTGGTTGAGTGGAGCCGCAAGCTCCAAGTTGGGGAGATGAATAATCGTAAAGAGAAGCCATTGCAATCATGTCAGCACACTCCCTTAATTAGCCAGACCACCCTAATTAAATGGTACCCAATGTGCAGCTCCCATTGGCATGGTCAAGGAGAGCATCACGCCACCATGTGTGCAGCACAGTGGCTGGCTGGCCCCCACAGAGACCATTTGGGATGATTGATATAGTTCTCTAATATACAAAATCCGAGCATGATCCTTGCTGCCAAATAAATTATAGTGTGTAGGATTAACTAGAGCTTCAGAATGAGTGGTGAAGTTTCAGAAAGTTCAGTCTTGCCAGCTGAGCAGAGCTTGCTCTTGGTTTGCATGGAAGCTGCAAGCTCGAAGCATAGTGATCTGAGCTCGAGCATCTGAACACTGCATGTTTCATTGTTTCTGGAGTAGTGGAGTTGTATCACTATTTCTCTTGTTTCTCTTTCTTGGATCTTGTGATTGATGCTGCGTAGGGATCTGAAAATGTGGGGGTTTTTTGGGCcaagttcagacttcagagcatCGATGCTTGGACCATTGGGATGAGGGAAAAATCGCGGATGTTTTGGATCGATCCAGTAGTGCTTTAGAATTCCAATAGCTTGATTAATCAATGGatgaattaattaagttgggAATAATGTTTAATCACGGTGGCTATATATGTCATTGGGAGGAGGGAAAGGAAGCTTGGATGTCTGAATGCTCATGTGTAGTTTTGACCTTGATTTTCGTGAGATGATCATATAGTAGAGTACTAGGTTAACTGTAAATTCAGAAAACACTAAGCAGAGCAGTTCAGGAAATTAATGCAGGATTCAAGTCACTTGCTGTACCTGTACGAGTGTTTATTCTGAAAATTTCCATGCAGGCTGTATTCTACTTACTGGTCGTCGTTAATGTCGAGCCGTAAACTCCTGACTTATTTGGTTCACAAGTTAATGTTCAGAGATCCTCTACAAACAGTTAATGTTCAGAGATCTTCAACTACTGTTCCATCAGTAGTCCATAAAGATAGATAATATCTGCGTTGGCAATACTAGCATCTGATCACCAAGCCTAGTACGGTGGTACTCTCCTATCTATCAATTATGTGGATCAAAAGGTGCAATTAAATTCGTTGATCAGAGGCAGTTGGGTCGAAGCATAAATTATGATTCTGCAACTGTATCTCATTTTCAGCTCCATTGATTGGAGCTTATCTTGTAGTTTGGCACAAACAAAATGGTGGGCATATGAACATGGCTAGCTCTTAACTTCGCTGTATAGGCAGTTCTAGACTCTACACACACACTGGCTGTATCTAGTAAGTGTGGTTAATTGATCAGTAATCAGTTGCATTGTTGGATTCTTACATAGATGCTTCTGCTGATATTTAAGATTCTCTTGGTTCTTAGAATGTCAAAGATCTATAGTTTGTTGTGCACATGAGTTTATTCAATCTTGTGGCTGCTGTAATAGTTGTTTATTTCAGGGTGCTCATCAAATTTGTAAAGAACCTGCATTTTCGGATTGTTAATCTTATCAGGTGTCAGATGTATCCAGCATTGGATACTATTCACTTTTGGTACTGCAGTGTACGCTCATTCTAATATATACTACTATTTCAAGTTTGGAATTTCAATTGAGTTGATACTGGTAGAGGTCATCAGATTAAGGATCACTGCAAACAATAATCTTAGACCATTGTTTTTACTAGCTCTATTGCTAGATCAATTTGTTACTAGAAATTAAAGTCCCAGTTATAAGACTTCCAAGTTTAAGTATCTGACGAAGCAAGGTCCTTCTATACGATCCTAGCACCATTTTTTTCAGACAATAAATTCGAACCATTTTGACTTCCTTCAACCACTGTGCAGTTGCAAAAGATTCAAGATTAGTGGTTATCGAATTGATGGGCTTTTCCTGAACCGAATAAAAATTGGATCTGACAAAGATTGCTGTTAGGTGGTACAGTCACATCACCTGCAGCTATGGGCTTAGCCAACTATATAATTGCTTTCCTGGAAGCTTTGAGATTACTAGAACTGCATACAAATATTTCTGATGATGAACAGTTCCTTTCACACAGGAACAAATCCTATTGTTTAAGGTGGGTACCGACGAATACAATATAGTATTTattctgttccaaaataaatcaacttttgtACACGAACGGAGTGCAACTCAGTAAAAGTTGAAACTGagcattcattttttttttttgacgctgAGCATTCATTTATCATTGTAAACAATTTAGCCTCCTTGTCCAAGAGTTTCATCCTGTAACCATGATCTAAGAGGACAATTTGTCAGCATGGTCAAATTTGCCTCCTTGTCCAAGAATTTCATCTTGTGACCATCTTGTGACAACTTATCAGAGGAAAGTACGCTGTATTTCAAAGATGCACGTGTGGTGTTCTTTTGTTTAAGGTGAAATGCTTCAGAAAGAAACTACGAGTGCTTCCTTGTTTGATTTGTTAAATGCTCGTGTTTCTACCACTTAGTAAAACATTGTTTATATGCTGTGAAATGTCTGTATGCTTCCAAGAAAACATCAATAAAATTCAACACTAAACTGTAAACATTAAGAAAATCAGACTGCCTGATCGCATCTGCCATAGTTTTTCCCCCATAAAGTTCACACGATGATGGCTGCGGTTTGCAACTCCCAGTTTTTGCTATCTACTCCGTGCAAGAACTGCAACCTTTTATTCAGACTGAAACAGGtatttttgaacaaaaaatGTACACTTTTGAAACAACAAACAAGTATTAAAAGCACAAATTTGGAATTGAGTGCGCATTTCTCATTTGTGCATGAACAGCTGCATTAAACCCAGTTTCTGTGGGtcaggaaagagagagagagaaaatagcAGGTCTAACCTGGCATTGGAATTCAGAGTTTGCACTGTATTGCAGTGGATAAATTCCGCAGCTTGCACGTTGCAGCAGCCACCCTTTCTGACCCGCTTCTCTGCCTTCTTCAGAAGCTACAAATACGTCGTCTCTCGCACGAACGGCCTCTTCGATATTCAGAAGACTGCAAGAAGAAGATGGGCAAttgcgctgccgcgccgtcagacgacggcgagcttgggtcgccggagagggaggagatgaCGGGCGTCGAGGTGAGGATCAGGATCAGCAAGAGGCAGCTGCAGGAGTTGCTGGAGATGGCGTCCatgaccgccgccgacgacgagaagGTGATTGTGGGTATCATCAACGCCGGCGAGGTGGTTGATCACCACCAACAACGGCACTGGCAGCCCACGCTGCAAAGCATCCCGGAGGCCGGCGAGCCATGATGGATCACGCTGGTGTACAATTCATGTACTCATTTTTTGGTTGATAGATGAACAAGCACTGGTCTAACATTTTTGGTTGGTAAATGAACAAACATTTGTGCATTGAATCATTTATCATTTGCTCTAGCTAAGATATGAACAGAATATATTGATCCTGGGTTTTGACATACCAAGCTTGTTTAATGGTTTTACAACTGAACTTTGACAATTGGTGAGATTATACCTATCGATTGTCGCATTCTTTACACGAGGTTCCAACTGAGACAGGTTGAGACAGTCCACCAATAAATCAGGTGATACTCCTTGTCAGTTTGGGAGCAGTTGAACTGATGCAATCAACAGCTGTGTAACAAATTGGTGCAGCGCAACCACAATTCAATCGTCATTCAATGTTATATAAAACCAGTGCAACCAAACATTTTTAGTTGAGTGCAGCAGCAGGTCGTTTCTTGTGTCTGCACTCTACAGCATCCAGCCAAAGTAACAGTAATGCAAGACCAATAAAATATCAAAGCCAAATAATCATCAGTAggcatgccaaattgccaagcGATGGAGTAAATAAAAGGCATGCTACGTTGCTACTAAGCAAAACTTGagcaaaacacaactttgaagTGCAAAGCAGCATTAAGGCAAATGCAAGGTTTTTAAGATACAACACGAATACACTCTGAACATCAACTGCCCTTATTTAGGGCATTATGATGCATTACAGTATCCCCCCATTTTGGGGTTCCCTTCTGGGTGTACTCTACCAAAATACATAAATAGCAAAACATACACATCTTCAAGATTACGGACGGCACAATACAGACAGGCACACGTATTAGAGGCCTTCAAGTACCAGGTCCTTGCAGGGGGCAACCAACAGCTTGCGCTTAACGAACATGAGAACATAGTGAACCACCTTCCACAACATACAAGAGCGATATGTACTAAAGCCTCAAAGCAACCACCTCTTCAACAGTTCAGACGCCTTCTTTCTCACAAAGGTCTAGCAGTGATAAGGTCTGTAAATTTAAGATGATATTGCTCAGTTTGCATGGCCACATTTTTGTTGTGCAATTCAATACTGCATATAGTAACATTATAGTCAAACCATGTGCACAGTAATAGTAATAACCTACATACCTCAGCTATGGAGAGCTCAAGACGAAACTTTGGACCATCGTAATGGTGCAGCACTGGTCTGAAAGCATCCTCTTCCAAAGGCTTGCAGAGCTTTCTAATGCGGATCCTCACCTAGTAAAATGAATATAGCAGAATATCAGTGCATGAAACCAAAAGTAAATGAGAAATAAACACACGCCAGCTGTAACCATTACCTGCGCTGGGAATCTAGATTCACCTTTACACTTCTTATCTTCCCATGCAGTGGGATCAATATTAGATCCTCCAAAACTAGAAGCCTGATATGAGCAAAAACAGTTATAGCAACAATAACCTGTTAGTTTCTATTGGGGTACATTGTTGATTACAAATAGAAGTTTATGAGCAAAATAAAGTCCCAAAAGTATTATCATGTCACAGAAAAGTTCCACAAATTTCATTTAAAGACAAAAGTATTTCATAATAATTAGGCAAAAACAATTTCAGGCAGAAACAGTGCAGCATAAAAATGAGAACCCAGATAGCGTTAAAAAGTAGTAGCTCAGTACAGAACAATGATGAATACCCCAGAAATGTTGTGGAACAGTATAACAATTAACATGCATGCAGTGAAATACTATGTGCGTAATGAAAACTGGAGTAGGCCAGTCAAATGATGCACAGAAACAGTAATCTGGCTCATTTATAAGAGTATGGTACATAGTAACATAGATTTGGAGTGCCTCACAAAGTGTGAGGGGCGAGGTGTTCAAACTTCGAAAGCTATATTCATACTTGTTGGTTAAATAGGCTGAAGCATCAGATGTTTTCCAAAACAATGATATAAATACTTAAAAAGATGCTAGAATAATCAATCTATAAGTGAACATTTGCACTTAATTTCATGGCTGCTTATGGATCTTTCGTTTTCAAGTAAAGAGCTCCTTATGAAATTCATAAGATGATTTATGAGTATCTGAAAAAGGAAATTAACACACCTCAAATACCCCATGAAGCTGATGGGTCGTGTAGTTATAGAGGAAAAGAGGTAGACCAGGAATAATTGCTCGGACTGAATCACGATATCTTGCTGGCAACCCTGCAGAACAGcaatatatgattatatatcaGAAGGTTATTTGATATTGATCATCGTAAATAGCAGCATGAATTTATTCTCGGAACAATATGCCAAGTGATGATTCAGAAGATAAGGTAAGTTGGATCACATACCAAAAAGCTGCCTCTTGAGATCCTCCTGCATGGTGTCATTGTTGCAAACAAAGATATATCCACCGAGCACTTCATTCCTTGGTAGCATCTCACTTGTTGGCAATGTTTTGAATCGTTTGTCAACAGCAGAGTTGCTGCTGTTGTTCCCGCTGCTGTTACTTCCATTGCTGTTGGCACCACTGTTTTTGCCATTGACATCTTTGCCATTTGGACTATGCAAATATTTGTTGACCCCAACATTCATCTTGAACGAGTTAACATTGCCATTGCCTCCCTTGGGGTACAGCTGATTCATGTTGTAGGCCATGCCGCGGAAAGGATTCTTCATA contains these protein-coding regions:
- the LOC127773990 gene encoding uncharacterized protein LOC127773990, with protein sequence MGNCAAAPSDDGELGSPEREEMTGVEVRIRISKRQLQELLEMASMTAADDEKVIVGIINAGEVVDHHQQRHWQPTLQSIPEAGEP
- the LOC127773989 gene encoding B2 protein, coding for MDNLWHLGDEFRGQSKVVEDRQWSLMTSKLAEINKSKAERTNELDYARMNTIPDVKQWDKVSYHQDESKMDHLNLGLMNLDLKMNDIRMNDAAMKNPFRGMAYNMNQLYPKGGNGNVNSFKMNVGVNKYLHSPNGKDVNGKNSGANSNGSNSSGNNSSNSAVDKRFKTLPTSEMLPRNEVLGGYIFVCNNDTMQEDLKRQLFGLPARYRDSVRAIIPGLPLFLYNYTTHQLHGVFEASSFGGSNIDPTAWEDKKCKGESRFPAQVRIRIRKLCKPLEEDAFRPVLHHYDGPKFRLELSIAETLSLLDLCEKEGV